From a single Pochonia chlamydosporia 170 chromosome Unknown PCv3seq00010, whole genome shotgun sequence genomic region:
- a CDS encoding glycoside hydrolase family 79 (similar to Moniliophthora roreri MCA 2997 XP_007855932.1), with protein sequence MKTSLHWALLGIVAATGLAAATSPHIIHVSLPPRASSSTSQPVDHAFASFSLPAHFFADFTGNKSHPNLFSRDILDLLHKKTGAHPYVRLGGTSTDRLVYNASQLESVVLSEELENGIPLMVTVGPSWFEGFHNFPGSLWNFQANLASQGPEALNNTISVCEKVMEELKDKLVAFEIGNEPDLYALTKVRPATYTVYDYVQEWTRYAKAISQKVLSGNSYGLPERTFFQGLVYATQNLGTFTTANAFDAGLNHTNYIKSVSLHHYSSGNQPWVRLQNSFMNHTAVAGNLSAFKPDMDAIKRHNPNITFLLGETNSDYVNLNMTHVEGVFGSALWLIDYLLYGMTMNIARFNLIQGTTFGYTGWVPVRRNGLQPSVKPPLYGQIAVADIVGKNGRVQVQEVDLGIWNFSAYGIYECGKLSKYVLLNLDEWNSTSTHRRPVQRVTLHVPARADKAIVRRLTGPGANVETGVQWGGLEWNYAAGRLVQSGKDKVEKIKPRRGQLSVDIESSQCAVISFN encoded by the exons ATGAAAACATCACTTCATTGGGCTTTGTTGGGCATAGTTGCCGCTACCGGACTTGCAGCTGCAACTTCACCTCACATCATCCATGTTTCACTGCCCCCCCGAGCGTCAAGTAGTACTTCCCAGCCCGTCGATCATGCTTTCGCCTCTTTTTCTCTGCCTGCCCATTTTTTTGCAGACTTTACCGGAAATAAGTCTCACCCGAACCTGTTCTCCAGAGATATTCTAGACTTGCTACATAAGAAGACCGGCGCACACCCCTATGTTCGTCTTGGAGGCACTTCAAC CGATCGACTAGTATATAATGCTTCCCAATTAGAGTCCGTCGTTTTGTCAGAGGAGCTCGAAAATGGCATACCGCTGATGGTTACCGTTGGTCCATCTTGGTTTGAAGGATTTCACAACTTTCCAGGCTCCCTGTGGAACTTTCAAGCCAACTTGGCTAGTCAAGGACCAGAAGCTCTCAATAACACGATTTCAGTATGTGAAAAGGTAATGGAGGAGCTCAAAGATAAGCTGGTAGCGTTTGAGATCGGAAACGAACCCGATCTTTACGCCCTCACAAAAGTCAGACCAGCAACATACACTGTCTATGACTACGTTCAGGAGTGGACGAGGTATGCAAAAGCAATATCGCAGAAGGTTCTCAGTGGAAATTCTTACGGCCTACCTGAGCGAACCTTTTTCCAGGGCCTGGTGTATGCCACTCAAAACTTGGGTACATTTACAAC AGCAAACGCCTTTGACGCTGGACTGAATCATACGAATTACATCAAATCAGTATCCTTACATCA CTACTCTTCTGGCAACCAGCCATGGGTGAGGCTGCAAA ATTCTTTCATGAATCACACAGCTGTGGCAGGCAACCTGAGTGCCTtcaagccagacatggacgcgATCAAACGCCACAATCCCAATATAACCTTCCTACTAGGTGAAACAAATAGTGACTATGTGAATTTAAACATGACGCATGTTGAGGGCGTCTTTGGAAGTGCACTATGGTTGATTGACTATTTACTCTATGGTATGACAATG AACATTGCACGGTTCAATCTTATCCAAGGGACCACCTTTGGCTATACTGGCTGGGTTCCTGTGCGTCGAAACGGTTTGCAGCCTTCCGTGAAGCCACCACTATACGGACAAATTGCTGTCGCAGACATTGTTGGCAAAAACGGCCGCgtgcaagtgcaagaggTGGATCTTGGTATCTGGAATTTCTCAGCGTACGGAATTTATGAGTGTGGTAAGCTTTCTAAATATGTTCTTCTGAACCTGGACGAATGGAACTCTACCAGCACACACCGTCGACCCGTTCAACGCGTaaccctccatgtcccagcACGAGCTGATAAGGCAATTGTGCGACGGCTCACTGGACCGGGAGCCAATGTCGAGACGGGTGTTCAATGGGGTGGTTTAGAATGGAACTACGCGGCCGGACGCCTCGTCCAATCcggcaaggacaaggttgaAAAGATCAAACCAAGAAGAGGGCAACTGTCCGTAGACATTGAGTCTAGTCAGTGTGCTGTTATTTCGTTTAACTAA